The segment TAGTCTTCGCTGTTCGTATGGGGAATATTATCATCATCAAATTGTTCAATCTTATTGGCGACGATCAGGTAGCTACTGGGTGACATCGTTGTTGTTGGCTCATTTGTGCTAAATACAGGCATTAGGCCCGCACGTCTTAGCAGGAATTTAACATGATCGGGATGAAAGGTATGGCGATGCCAGCCTTTGGCGATATAGTAGAATTCAGTAAAATCGTGAGGCAACGTCAAAACATTGGGTACAGCAATAATTACGTGGCCACCCGGTTTTAACTTGCTACGCAGTTGTATTAGAAAGTCTAGCGGATGCTCAAGGTGTTCCAGGACATGGAATGCCGCAATCAGGTCTAGACTGTTATTCTCGACATGCGCTTCGTGAAATAAGGCATTTTCCACTTCCAGATCAAAATGCTGGCGCGCAAAACGCGATTGAACCACTGACGGTTCAACTCCCCTGACACGCCACGAGTGTTTAGCCATCAAATGCAGAAAGTGGCCGTAGGCACAACCAATCTCCAGCATTTCCCCTGGCGTAAATGCCTTCACATATTCCAGCCTGGATTTTGCCAGTTGATTGATGACGTTGTCATCTCTTAACAGAAATGCCTCATCATAGCTTTGCGAGTATTCGCTATAATCCGCCCGCACCTCTGATTCGATAAGCGAATAGATGTGACCACAATTCTGGCAAGCTCCGACGGACAAACCTGTATTGGACCAAATCGACTCAAATGACGATGAATGGCAAACTGGACAGCTTCTGCTTTCCATACTAGGTCTCGAGCAAGGCATTAATCAGTCGCTCTCCGCCGCTACCATCGACCAATGTCGTTGCAGCGCTTCCGAACGATGTAAGCTGTGTACGGTTT is part of the Gammaproteobacteria bacterium genome and harbors:
- a CDS encoding methyltransferase domain-containing protein, which translates into the protein MESRSCPVCHSSSFESIWSNTGLSVGACQNCGHIYSLIESEVRADYSEYSQSYDEAFLLRDDNVINQLAKSRLEYVKAFTPGEMLEIGCAYGHFLHLMAKHSWRVRGVEPSVVQSRFARQHFDLEVENALFHEAHVENNSLDLIAAFHVLEHLEHPLDFLIQLRSKLKPGGHVIIAVPNVLTLPHDFTEFYYIAKGWHRHTFHPDHVKFLLRRAGLMPVFSTNEPTTTMSPSSYLIVANKIEQFDDDNIPHTNSEDYIRNFFHSMAAYKLKLRDLLKQWHEQEKIVTIYGGGLHTRAVIELCEIGARVIDGVIDDDLGKQGQQIADFHIFHSDDARVALADVFLVSSLSAEDTMLRKLKTRFPDKLAYGLYRDIFPEGMHR